One window from the genome of Poecilia reticulata strain Guanapo linkage group LG9, Guppy_female_1.0+MT, whole genome shotgun sequence encodes:
- the LOC103469683 gene encoding leucine-rich repeat transmembrane neuronal protein 4-like isoform X1: protein MGSVMLDWRLSCLLLQAAVLLLLSKGERMCPASCRCEGKIVYCESGIFQDIPINITTGCQGLSLRYNNLLVLLPYQFAQLNQLIWLYLDHNSIHSIDALAFHGVRRLKELILSSNRLSFLHNNTFSAIPNLRNLDLSYNQLQSLQPGYFYGLRKLQNLHLRSNGLKQILIRTFLECRGLEFLDLGYNRLRSLTRTTFLGLFKLRELHLEHNQFSRINFYIFPRLTNLQALYLAWNRIRSISQGVPWTWPKLQKLDLSGNEIQTLEPDVFRCMPSLQTLNLETNKLSSVPVEVVEAWTALTTISLAGNAWDCSPSICPLMGWLRTFRDPKDINMICSGPKATQGERVVDVVRNRSICADAANMFSTTTVVILTSTQAVSVTVWPAATGVPALTRPSPPPQKFTPSPLSPGGTHIKMADPKAASTTTTLSSTPPFSPQTSTPFIPELQFEHMAFHKIIAGSVALFLSVALILLVIYVSWRRYPNTMRQLQEHSVNHKRRKKARKQEQDLNSQLQEYYLTYHSNSEALDSLVNENRPCTCTISGSIECEV, encoded by the exons ATGG GTTCTGTGATGTTGGACTGGAGGTTATCTTGTCTTCTTCTGCAGGCagctgttctgctgctgctcagcaaGGGGGAGAGGATGTGCCCTGCGAGTTGTCGCTGTGAAGGAAAGATTGTTTATTGCGAGTCCGGCATCTTCCAAGACATTCCAATAAACATCACGACGGGGTGTCAGGGTTTGTCTCTGCGCTATAAcaacctgctggttctgctgccgTACCAGTTTGCCCAGCTCAATCAGCTCATCTGGCTTTACTTGGACCACAACTCCATCCACAGCATCGACGCCTTAGCCTTCCACGGCGTGCGCAGGCTGAAGGAGCTTATTCTGAGCTCCAACAGGCTGAGCTTTCTGCACAACAACACATTCAGTGCCATACCGAACCTGAGAAATCTGGACCTTTCCTATAATCAGCTGCAGTCTCTGCAGCCAGGCTATTTCTACGGGCTGCGCAAGCTGCAGAATCTGCACCTCAGATCTAACGGGCTGAAACAGATCCTCATTCGCACGTTTCTGGAATGCCGCGGCTTGGAGTTTTTGGACTTGGGTTACAACCGCTTGCGCAGCCTCACTCGCACCACGTTTTTGGGGCTCTTCAAGCTGAGAGAGCTACATTTGGAACACAATCAATTCTCCCGGattaatttctacattttcccACGCCTTACCAATCTCCAGGCGCTCTATCTGGCATGGAACCGCATCCGGTCGATAAGCCAAGGGGTTCCTTGGACCTGGCCGAAACTGCAGAAGCTGGATCTTTCTGGGAACGAAATCCAAACGCTGGAGCCGGACGTTTTCCGCTGTATGCCGAGCTTGCAGACGCTTAACCTGGAAACTAACAAGCTGAGCAGCGTTCCTGTGGAGGTGGTGGAGGCGTGGACTGCCCTGACCACAATCAGCCTGGCGGGCAACGCCTGGGACTGCAGCCCCAGCATCTGCCCCCTCATGGGCTGGCTCCGGACTTTCAGGGACCCCAAAGACATCAACATGATTTGCAGCGGTCCCAAGGCCACGCAGGGCGAAAGGGTGGTGGACGTGGTGAGGAATCGCTCGATATGTGCGGACGCTGCAAACATGTTCTCGACCACAACTGTGGTCATTCTGACCTCCACCCAAGCTGTGAGTGTCACGGTTTGGCCGGCAGCCACCGGAGTCCCGGCCCTGACTCGTCCATCACCGCCGCCACAGAAATTTACCCCATCTCCTCTGAGTCCTGGCGGGACACACATAAAGATGGCGGATCCCAAAGCcgcctccaccaccaccaccctgAGCTCTACGCCCCCCTTCTCTCCACAGACCTCCACGCCATTTATCccagagctgcagtttgaaCATATGGCTTTCCATAAAATCATTGCAGGCAGTGTAGCCCTGTTCCTGTCAGTGGCATTGATCCTGCTGGTTATTTACGTCTCGTGGAGGCGCTACCCCAACACCATGAGGCAGCTGCAGGAGCACTCAGTCAACCATAAGCGCAGGAAAAAGGCCCGCAAGCAGGAACAGGACCTGAATTCTCAGCTGCAGGAGTACTACCTGACTTACCACTCCAACTCGGAGGCGCTGGACTCGTTGGTGAATGAAAACAGGCCGTGCACATGCACCATTTCAGGATCCATAGAGTGCGAGGTGTGA
- the LOC103469684 gene encoding leucine-rich repeat transmembrane neuronal protein 4 isoform X2 has translation MRKGRRRTSMGLSVLFRWLMFTVAIPTWLLAAPSGIRERRCPSSCRCDGKIIYCESNAFRDVPNNVSVSTQGLSLRYNSLVNLRARQFAGLSQLVWLYLDHNYITAVDGQAFHGIRRLKELILSSNKVTQLKNNTFHDVPNLRNLDLSYNKLQVLKPNQFLGLRKLLSLHLRSNSLKTIPMRVFLDCRNLEFLDIGYNRLRSLTRNAFAGLLKLVELHLEHNQFSKINFAHFPRLTNLRALYLQWNRIRLLTQGLPWMWTSLQKLDLSGNELEVLDASTFQCLPNLQTLNLDSNKLSNVSQRTAETWISLTSISLAGNLWHCNPNICPLVSWLKAFKGNKETTMICASPKEAQGEKVTDVVETYNICTATPTPIPSTTLPLTSPFQPDFPPLPTQLVADKKLTWNTTASPTPSEAPTTAPLPDTDYVSFHKIIAGSVALFLSVAIILLVIYVSWKHYPSSLKQLQQRSAVKKRQKQARQTERSFNSPLQEYYVDYKPSHSETMDMLVNGTGPYTYTISGSRECEV, from the exons ATGAGGAAAGGCAGACGTCGTACAAGTATGG GTCTTTCTGTGCTTTTCAGATGGCTAATGTTCACTGTGGCGATACCCACCTGGCTGCTTGCAGCGCCGAGCGGCATCCGGGAGCGCCGCTGCCCCTCGAGCTGCAGATGCGATGGGAAAATAATATACTGTGAATCCAACGCCTTCCGCGACGTGCCGAACAACGTGTCTGTGAGCACGCAGGGCCTCTCCCTCCGTTACAACAGCCTGGTGAACCTCAGAGCCCGGCAATTCGCAGGTCTCAGTCAACTGGTGTGGCTCTACCTCGACCACAATTACATCACTGCGGTGGATGGCCAGGCGTTTCATGGGATCCGGAGGCTCAAGGAGCTGATCCTCAGCTCCAACAAGGTCACGCAGCTGAAGAACAACACGTTTCACGACGTCCCAAATCTACGAAACCTCGACTTGTCCTACAACAAGCTGCAGGTTCTGAAACCCAATCAGTTCTTGGGTTTGCGGAAGCTGCTCAGTTTGCACTTGAGGTCGAACTCCTTAAAGACGATCCCCATGCGGGTTTTCCTCGACTGTCGCAACCTGGAGTTCCTTGACATCGGCTACAACAGGCTCAGGAGCCTGACACGCAACGCTTTTGCGGGACTCTTAAAGCTGGTCGAGCTTCACTTGGAGCACAACCAGTTTTCAAAGATAAACTTTGCTCACTTCCCCCGCCTGACTAACCTGAGGGCGCTCTACCTGCAGTGGAACCGTATCAGGCTGCTAACGCAAGGGCTGCCATGGATGTGGACCTCCTTGCAAAAGCTGGACCTCTCAGGAAACGAGTTGGAGGTGCTGGACGCCAGCACATTTCAGTGCCTGCCCAACCTTCAAACTCTGAATCTGGACTCCAACAAACTCAGCAACGTCTCCCAGCGGACGGCGGAGACTTGGATTTCCCTAACCAGCATCAGTCTGGCCGGGAATTTGTGGCACTGTAACCCCAACATATGCCCGCTGGTGTCCTGGCTCAAAGCCTTCAAGGGCAACAAAGAGACTACTATGATTTGTGCTAGCCCTAAGGAGGCTCAAGGAGAGAAAGTGACAGATGTGGTGGAGACTTATAACATCTGTACAGCAACCCCAACCCCAATCCCCTCGACGACTTTGCCCCTCACTTCCCCTTTCCAGCCCGATTTCCCGCCTCTTCCCACGCAGCTGGTGGCAGATAAAAAGCTGACCTGGAATACGACGGCCTCGCCAACTCCTTCCGAGGCCCCCACCACCGCGCCGTTGCCCGACACCGACTATGTGTCCTTCCACAAGATCATAGCCGGCAGCGTGGCACTTTTCTTATCTGTGGCTATAATTCTGCTGGTTATCTATGTGTCATGGAAGCACTATCCCAGCAGTCTCAAACAGCTCCAGCAGCGCTCGGCAGTCAAAAAGCGCCAGAAACAGGCACGACAGACTGAGCGCTCCTTTAATTCCCCCCTGCAAGAGTACTATGTGGACTACAAGCCCTCCCATTCAGAGACTATGGATATGCTGGTTAATGGGACGGGACCTTACACGTACACCATCTCAGGCTCCAGGGAATGCGAGGTATGA
- the LOC103469683 gene encoding leucine-rich repeat transmembrane neuronal protein 4-like isoform X2 has product MCPASCRCEGKIVYCESGIFQDIPINITTGCQGLSLRYNNLLVLLPYQFAQLNQLIWLYLDHNSIHSIDALAFHGVRRLKELILSSNRLSFLHNNTFSAIPNLRNLDLSYNQLQSLQPGYFYGLRKLQNLHLRSNGLKQILIRTFLECRGLEFLDLGYNRLRSLTRTTFLGLFKLRELHLEHNQFSRINFYIFPRLTNLQALYLAWNRIRSISQGVPWTWPKLQKLDLSGNEIQTLEPDVFRCMPSLQTLNLETNKLSSVPVEVVEAWTALTTISLAGNAWDCSPSICPLMGWLRTFRDPKDINMICSGPKATQGERVVDVVRNRSICADAANMFSTTTVVILTSTQAVSVTVWPAATGVPALTRPSPPPQKFTPSPLSPGGTHIKMADPKAASTTTTLSSTPPFSPQTSTPFIPELQFEHMAFHKIIAGSVALFLSVALILLVIYVSWRRYPNTMRQLQEHSVNHKRRKKARKQEQDLNSQLQEYYLTYHSNSEALDSLVNENRPCTCTISGSIECEV; this is encoded by the coding sequence ATGTGCCCTGCGAGTTGTCGCTGTGAAGGAAAGATTGTTTATTGCGAGTCCGGCATCTTCCAAGACATTCCAATAAACATCACGACGGGGTGTCAGGGTTTGTCTCTGCGCTATAAcaacctgctggttctgctgccgTACCAGTTTGCCCAGCTCAATCAGCTCATCTGGCTTTACTTGGACCACAACTCCATCCACAGCATCGACGCCTTAGCCTTCCACGGCGTGCGCAGGCTGAAGGAGCTTATTCTGAGCTCCAACAGGCTGAGCTTTCTGCACAACAACACATTCAGTGCCATACCGAACCTGAGAAATCTGGACCTTTCCTATAATCAGCTGCAGTCTCTGCAGCCAGGCTATTTCTACGGGCTGCGCAAGCTGCAGAATCTGCACCTCAGATCTAACGGGCTGAAACAGATCCTCATTCGCACGTTTCTGGAATGCCGCGGCTTGGAGTTTTTGGACTTGGGTTACAACCGCTTGCGCAGCCTCACTCGCACCACGTTTTTGGGGCTCTTCAAGCTGAGAGAGCTACATTTGGAACACAATCAATTCTCCCGGattaatttctacattttcccACGCCTTACCAATCTCCAGGCGCTCTATCTGGCATGGAACCGCATCCGGTCGATAAGCCAAGGGGTTCCTTGGACCTGGCCGAAACTGCAGAAGCTGGATCTTTCTGGGAACGAAATCCAAACGCTGGAGCCGGACGTTTTCCGCTGTATGCCGAGCTTGCAGACGCTTAACCTGGAAACTAACAAGCTGAGCAGCGTTCCTGTGGAGGTGGTGGAGGCGTGGACTGCCCTGACCACAATCAGCCTGGCGGGCAACGCCTGGGACTGCAGCCCCAGCATCTGCCCCCTCATGGGCTGGCTCCGGACTTTCAGGGACCCCAAAGACATCAACATGATTTGCAGCGGTCCCAAGGCCACGCAGGGCGAAAGGGTGGTGGACGTGGTGAGGAATCGCTCGATATGTGCGGACGCTGCAAACATGTTCTCGACCACAACTGTGGTCATTCTGACCTCCACCCAAGCTGTGAGTGTCACGGTTTGGCCGGCAGCCACCGGAGTCCCGGCCCTGACTCGTCCATCACCGCCGCCACAGAAATTTACCCCATCTCCTCTGAGTCCTGGCGGGACACACATAAAGATGGCGGATCCCAAAGCcgcctccaccaccaccaccctgAGCTCTACGCCCCCCTTCTCTCCACAGACCTCCACGCCATTTATCccagagctgcagtttgaaCATATGGCTTTCCATAAAATCATTGCAGGCAGTGTAGCCCTGTTCCTGTCAGTGGCATTGATCCTGCTGGTTATTTACGTCTCGTGGAGGCGCTACCCCAACACCATGAGGCAGCTGCAGGAGCACTCAGTCAACCATAAGCGCAGGAAAAAGGCCCGCAAGCAGGAACAGGACCTGAATTCTCAGCTGCAGGAGTACTACCTGACTTACCACTCCAACTCGGAGGCGCTGGACTCGTTGGTGAATGAAAACAGGCCGTGCACATGCACCATTTCAGGATCCATAGAGTGCGAGGTGTGA